A stretch of DNA from Planococcus antarcticus DSM 14505:
AACGTCCCTTCATTGAAGAAAGCGGGCGGCTTGGTTTTGCCATCAGTCAGCGCAATTCCTTTAATAGTCAACTTTTGGCCATTTTCAAACGGCGGCAAGGTTGTATCATTGTCTTCGCCTTCGTCTTTATAAACGCGTTTCCAGCCTTCATTCTGTATCGTATTGCCTTTTGTCTGGAAGGTTTCCCCATCAGCCGTCAACTTAATAGTTGTTTGGTCGTATTCATAGTTTGGATAGAATACGGATAGGAAGCGTTTGACAATCATGTCATATAATTTATGTTCCTTTTCGGACAACTCATGCAGTGGCGGTGTTTCTTCTGTCGGGATGATGGCGTGGTGATCGGAAACTTTGGCGTCATCAATAACACCTTTTTGCGGTGCCACTGGATTTTTTAAAATCATTGCGGCTAAACTGCGGTAAGGACCCACCTGCACCGCTTTAACGCGATCTTTCAGCGTATCACGCATATCGCTCGTCAAATGCTTCGAGTCAGTCCGCGGGTATGTGACGATTTTATAGCGTTCATATAAGCCTTGCAGCGTATTTAGCGTTTCTTTCGCCGACCAGCTATAGCGCTTATAGGCTTCTTTTTGAAGTTCGGTTAAGTCGAATAAAGGCGGTGCAGGCTGACGTTTCGGTGTAATTTTAATATCCGTTACGGTGCCTTCGTGCGTGTTTTCAAGTTTGTTGAATAACTTGTCGACTTTATCCTTATCAAAAGATTGTGTCGAGTTGCCATCTGTCCATGTAAATGCGGCTTGATCGGTAACGGCTTGCATACCGTAATACGGCTTCGGCTGGAAATTCCGAATTTGCTGTTCACGTTCGGCAATCATTGCAAGCGTTGGTGTTTGCACGCGACCTGTCGACAATTGCGCGTTGTATTTGACGGTTAGCGCACGCGTTGCGTTAATGCCGACGACCCAGTCCGCTTCTGCACGCGCTACGGCTGCTGCATACAGATTTTCGTAGTCGCGGCCATCTTTCAAGTTATTGAAGCCATCTTTAATGGCTTTATCGGTTACCGAAGAAATCCATAGCCGTTTCACGGGCTTGCGCGTATTGGTTTTTTCCAAAATCCAACGTGCTACGAGTTCACCTTCGCGGCCAGCGTCTGTCGCAATGATGACTTCGTTGACATCGCCGCGTTGCAGTTGCGATTTAACGGCATTAAATTGTTTCATCGACTGCTTGATTGGCACCAGCTTGAATGGCTCCGGAATGATCGGCAGCGTATCCATTTTCCATTCTTTAAAGTCGTTGTCGTATTGCTCTGGCTGCGCATGCGTCACCAGATGACCCAGTGCCCACGTGACGATATACTGCTTGCCCTCGAGATACCCGTTGCCTTTTTGTTCGCATCCGAGAACACGCGCAATATCACGTGCCACGGACGGCTTTTCTGCTAAAACTACTGATTTCATTTGGATTCACCCTCATTTCTGATGTGATTATTGTAACATTTTCTGCTGAAGCTGGCTTTTTGGAGGGATTTTGTGGATTGGAAAGTATTTGATGACGATTGGAAAGTGTTCTCTTCTTTTTAGAAAGTATTGATGAGGATATGGAAAGTATTTTGGTCCAAACAAAAAGTATTTCCAATTCACTTCCATTTAACACAAAATACTATTGCTGATTTGAATATTCTGCGCTATATTTGAAGCAGTTTCATAAAAAGGAGAGGATAGATTGATTCTAAAAACCCGCAATAAACCGCCAGCTATCTTCCAACTTGAAAGTCTGCTCTATCGAACCCCAAACGTCCATCCCCAATTTCTCTACTGGACCGAAAAACTCCGACGCATCACTGCCGGTTACCATGGCGAACTGCGCGTCGACTCCCTTTGGCACGAAATCGAACTCCCCTTGCCGCATTACTTTATCCACGACCTGTTCATTCAAAAAGAGATGTCTTCTCACCAAATCGACAGCATCCTGATCACCAGCCGTTTCGTGCTAGCGTTGGAAATCAAAAGCATTTCCGGTCTGCTCAACTTTGATCCCCATCTGAGGCAATTCTCCCGTACCAATAAAGACGGCAGCATCGATGGCATGAACAACCCGGATGACCAATTGCGTCGCCATGAAAAATGGCTGGAACAGTTTTTATTCCAACAACGCATCAAATTGCCCGTTATTGGGGCCATCATTTTCACTTATCCTTCATCCGTTATCCAATCTCGCGCTGGCAACCGCATCATCATTCAGTCATCCGGTCTGCCTCATCTCATGGAACAATTATTGACTCGCCACCCGCGTGAAGTGTTGTCTAAGAAAAAAACAGAAGCACTGGCGCATAAATTGCTGGAGCACCATTCAATAAAGCCTTTGGCACCTATGGGGCTTTCGAGTTCATTCGTGAAAGGTATACTTTGTCCGATCTGTCCCAGTCTTCCTTTGAATTATCGTCGTGGGAAGTGGCGCTGCGAAGTTTGTGTCCATTGTGATCCGCTCGCTCACCTTGGTGCGTTGTCTCAATATCGAACCTTGGTCAAAACAACCATCAGCAACCGGGAATTTCGGGAATTTACAGGAATCCATTCTGTCGTCACTGCTTCAAAGCTGCTGAAGTCAGCAAATATGCCCTTTAATGGCAGCTATAAAGATCGAATTTATTTCATTCCTGAACTGATTGAAGGTACGGAAAGTATTTAAAGTCCATTGGAAAGTATTCATCTCTTTTCGGAAAGTATTTGGGCCCAAACAGAAAGTATTTGCCACAAAACAGAAAGCAAGCCCTATTAATGGAATAAAACACATTTTCTTTTCAAATAAAATCGAAAAAACCTCCCACACAGGGAGGTTTTTTCGATCCATCAATGATTATCTAAAGTTTCTTTCGACAAGTGCTTGCTCATTTCGGCGTATTGCACGAAGACACGTGCTAGTTCGCGCAGGCGGTTGTGGACGTCTTCATCGGTGATGGTGTTGGTGTTGTCGAAATGGCTGGTATGAGTGTAGACGTAGTTCGGCGTCACCAGGCAACGGAAGTAATCGAGAATCGGCTTGAGCTGGTTTTCGATGACTAGGTGATGCTGATAGGTACCACCGTTCGCTACCATGGATACCGGCTTGTAGCGCATCGTACGCGGATGTAGCATATCAAAAGTGTTTTTCAGAACACCTGGGATCGATCCCTGAAAAATCGGCGACGCGATGATATAGCCATCTGCTTCTTCAAAGCGGCGGACAATTTCCTGCATGCTGTCGTTGTATTCGCCGAGCGGTCGCCCATCGACAAACTGATGGTCATAATCGACCAGTTTTAAAAGCTTCAATTCCATTTCAGGAGCGAACTCTTTAATATAAATTTGCACTTGTTCCAAAATAGCGCCAGTTTTGCTTCCGAGAATCGTCCCGTCTACTAATAAAATCTTCATCATCCTATGTCCTCCTCAAAATACATGAAATACCCATTGGTTTTGTATGTGCCAATCCGCATCATTGCAGACAACTCTACGAATGACTCGTCTGTTTTCATCATAACAAACCTTGTTTCACAATACGCATCGAAAAGCTTAGAAGCGTATGATTTCATTCTTTAGTCTGAGCAGCGTTCTTAACACGATTATTTTCTAGGCGTTCCTGATTCCGATCCGACTGGCGAGCAGGTGAAGTGAAGCTGACAATGATATCTCCAGGCTTCGGCTCGAGTTTGTTGCTTTCAGCGAAAAATTCAATCTTGCCTTGCGCCCGCTGAACAAAGAGTGGGATGGTGTCACCGGTCCACTTTTCCTTGAAATTCTCGTAGCTAAAATGCTCGGTCAATTGCGTCTTGCGCATCGTGTAGCCTTCCTCCGCCTTCATCTCCAACTCATGAATATTCCACTTTTCTCCGAATAAAGTTCGTCCGCTTAAGGAAGAGTGGAAGTCAGCTGGGTCACCTTGATGGATGGCCGTCTGGTAAAGATTCGAGCGGCCCAGTTCAGGGACAAAGTTACTGACGACAAGTGCATTATAGGAATCGGTTTCAGTAGCGACTATCATTGTCTCATAAGGTGTCATTTCCACTTCATAGTCGGTATGTTCAGAGAGGATTTCTCCTGCGTAAGTCGTCAAACCGACTTGACGTGCTCCTTGCAGGCTGCCCCAGGAAGGATCAACAATCATGACGTTTTTATTGAGA
This window harbors:
- a CDS encoding nuclease-related domain-containing protein; the encoded protein is MILKTRNKPPAIFQLESLLYRTPNVHPQFLYWTEKLRRITAGYHGELRVDSLWHEIELPLPHYFIHDLFIQKEMSSHQIDSILITSRFVLALEIKSISGLLNFDPHLRQFSRTNKDGSIDGMNNPDDQLRRHEKWLEQFLFQQRIKLPVIGAIIFTYPSSVIQSRAGNRIIIQSSGLPHLMEQLLTRHPREVLSKKKTEALAHKLLEHHSIKPLAPMGLSSSFVKGILCPICPSLPLNYRRGKWRCEVCVHCDPLAHLGALSQYRTLVKTTISNREFREFTGIHSVVTASKLLKSANMPFNGSYKDRIYFIPELIEGTESI
- a CDS encoding DNA topoisomerase III; this translates as MKSVVLAEKPSVARDIARVLGCEQKGNGYLEGKQYIVTWALGHLVTHAQPEQYDNDFKEWKMDTLPIIPEPFKLVPIKQSMKQFNAVKSQLQRGDVNEVIIATDAGREGELVARWILEKTNTRKPVKRLWISSVTDKAIKDGFNNLKDGRDYENLYAAAVARAEADWVVGINATRALTVKYNAQLSTGRVQTPTLAMIAEREQQIRNFQPKPYYGMQAVTDQAAFTWTDGNSTQSFDKDKVDKLFNKLENTHEGTVTDIKITPKRQPAPPLFDLTELQKEAYKRYSWSAKETLNTLQGLYERYKIVTYPRTDSKHLTSDMRDTLKDRVKAVQVGPYRSLAAMILKNPVAPQKGVIDDAKVSDHHAIIPTEETPPLHELSEKEHKLYDMIVKRFLSVFYPNYEYDQTTIKLTADGETFQTKGNTIQNEGWKRVYKDEGEDNDTTLPPFENGQKLTIKGIALTDGKTKPPAFFNEGTLLGAMENPAQFMSGESKELIQAIGETGGLGTVATRADVIDKLFNTFLIEKKGKDLTITSKGRQLLELVPEDLKSPKLTADWEQQLTKIAKGQLKKETFIKEMIAFAGKSVSDIKKSDRKFKHDNITGKMCPDCGKPLLEVNGKRGKMNVCQDRECGYKKQVAMQTNARCPNCHKKLEMQGEGDGKIFVCKCGHREKLSAFEKRKKSGQSKANKKDVNKYLNQQDEAPQNTAMADALKKLLGQTE
- a CDS encoding NADPH-dependent FMN reductase, giving the protein MKILLVDGTILGSKTGAILEQVQIYIKEFAPEMELKLLKLVDYDHQFVDGRPLGEYNDSMQEIVRRFEEADGYIIASPIFQGSIPGVLKNTFDMLHPRTMRYKPVSMVANGGTYQHHLVIENQLKPILDYFRCLVTPNYVYTHTSHFDNTNTITDEDVHNRLRELARVFVQYAEMSKHLSKETLDNH